One segment of Ziziphus jujuba cultivar Dongzao chromosome 12, ASM3175591v1 DNA contains the following:
- the LOC107405479 gene encoding anthranilate synthase beta subunit 2, chloroplastic isoform X2, translated as MAANAITSTSLTHPKQSFSAKTHRNPRHAFLYEPSSPSRMSFGVKLGNGFAAEASIAVKESKPLSPVSDKRVNRPIIVIDNYDSFTYNLCQYIGELGCPFEVYRNDELTVDELKRKHPRGLLISPGPGSPQDSGISLETVLELGPTVPLFGVCMGLQCIGEAFGGKIVRSPFGVMHGKSSPIYYDEKGEEGLFAGLSNPFTAGRYHSLVIDKDSFPHKELEVTAWTDDGLIMAARHKKYRHIQITWSVKPLGSNVPET; from the exons ATGGCTGCTAATGCTATAACGTCGACTTCGCTTACACACCCAAAGCAGTCGTTTTCTGCTAAAACCCATCGAAACCCTCGTCATGCTTTCCTTTATGAACCTTCTTCTCCCTCAC GAATGAGTTTTGGGGTTAAATTAGGAAATGGGTTTGCAGCGGAGGCTTCAATAGCAGTTAAGGAATCGAAGCCTTTATCTCCAGTTTCGGACAAAAGGGTCAACAGACCCATCATTGTCATTGACAACTATGATAGCTTTACCTACAATCTTTGCCAA TATATAGGTGAGCTCGGTTGTCCATTTGAAGTTTATCGGAATGACGAACTAACTGTGGACGAACTAAAAAG GAAACATCCCAGAGGATTGCTAATCTCCCCAGGGCCAG GCTCACCCCAAGATTCTGGAATATCATTGGAAACTGTTTTGGAACTTGGACCAACTGTACCGTTATTTGGTGTATGCATGGGTTTGCAGTGCATTGGAGAGGCTTTTGGAG GGAAGATTGTTCGTTCACCCTTTGGTGTCATGCATGGGAAAAGTTCACCCATATATTATGATGAGAAGGGGGAAGAAGGCTTGTTCGCTGGACTATCTAA CCCGTTCACTGCTGGTAGATACCACAGCCTTGTGATTGACAAGGACAGTTTTCCTCACAAGGAACTTGAGGTTACAGCATGGACAGACGATGGATTAATAATGGCTGCGCGTCACAAGAAATATAGGCATATACAA ATAACATGGTCGGTAAAGCCTCTTGGTAGTAACGTACCAGAAACTTGA
- the LOC107405479 gene encoding anthranilate synthase beta subunit 2, chloroplastic isoform X1 gives MAANAITSTSLTHPKQSFSAKTHRNPRHAFLYEPSSPSRMSFGVKLGNGFAAEASIAVKESKPLSPVSDKRVNRPIIVIDNYDSFTYNLCQYIGELGCPFEVYRNDELTVDELKRKHPRGLLISPGPGSPQDSGISLETVLELGPTVPLFGVCMGLQCIGEAFGGKIVRSPFGVMHGKSSPIYYDEKGEEGLFAGLSNPFTAGRYHSLVIDKDSFPHKELEVTAWTDDGLIMAARHKKYRHIQGVQFHPESIITTEGKGIVQNFIRMVEREEDVKN, from the exons ATGGCTGCTAATGCTATAACGTCGACTTCGCTTACACACCCAAAGCAGTCGTTTTCTGCTAAAACCCATCGAAACCCTCGTCATGCTTTCCTTTATGAACCTTCTTCTCCCTCAC GAATGAGTTTTGGGGTTAAATTAGGAAATGGGTTTGCAGCGGAGGCTTCAATAGCAGTTAAGGAATCGAAGCCTTTATCTCCAGTTTCGGACAAAAGGGTCAACAGACCCATCATTGTCATTGACAACTATGATAGCTTTACCTACAATCTTTGCCAA TATATAGGTGAGCTCGGTTGTCCATTTGAAGTTTATCGGAATGACGAACTAACTGTGGACGAACTAAAAAG GAAACATCCCAGAGGATTGCTAATCTCCCCAGGGCCAG GCTCACCCCAAGATTCTGGAATATCATTGGAAACTGTTTTGGAACTTGGACCAACTGTACCGTTATTTGGTGTATGCATGGGTTTGCAGTGCATTGGAGAGGCTTTTGGAG GGAAGATTGTTCGTTCACCCTTTGGTGTCATGCATGGGAAAAGTTCACCCATATATTATGATGAGAAGGGGGAAGAAGGCTTGTTCGCTGGACTATCTAA CCCGTTCACTGCTGGTAGATACCACAGCCTTGTGATTGACAAGGACAGTTTTCCTCACAAGGAACTTGAGGTTACAGCATGGACAGACGATGGATTAATAATGGCTGCGCGTCACAAGAAATATAGGCATATACAA GGTGTTCAGTTTCATCCGGAAAGTATTATTACCACCGAAGGCAAGGGGATTGTGCAAAACTTCATCAGAATggtagagagagaagaagatgtCAAAAACTGA
- the LOC107405483 gene encoding probable xyloglucan endotransglucosylase/hydrolase protein 28 has product MGYSHQGLLWGCSVFMAVLVLVSGSSSKFPIIAFDEGYTQLFGDDNLMVLRDGKSVHLTLNERTGSGFVSQDLYLHGFFSASIKLPSDYTAGVVVAFYMSNGDMFEKNHDEIDFEFLGNIRGKEWRIQTNVYGNGSTNVGREERYNIGFDPSEDYHQYSILWTDSNIIFYVDNVPIREVKRTESMGGDFPSKPMTLYATIWDGSDWATNGGKYRANYKYAPFIAEFSDLVLHGCAVDPIEQFSKCDDTHNSESIPTGITSTQRTKMESFRMKHMTYSYCYDQVRYKVPPPECVVNPQEAKRLRVRNPVIFGKERRHHGKHHHRSSSSRVSQAEATI; this is encoded by the exons atggGGTACTCTCATCAGGGTTTACTATGGGGGTGCTCTGTGTTTATGGCTGTTCTAGTACTTGTTTCTGGGTCATCTAGTAAGTTTCCAATCATAGCTTTCGATGAAGGCTATACTCAACTTTTTGGTGATGATAATCTCATGGTCCTTAGAGATGGAAAATCCGTTCATCTTACTTTAAACGAACGGACAG GTTCTGGATTTGTGTCTCAGGACCTTTATCTTCATGGCTTTTTCAGTGCTTCGATTAAGTTACCTTCTGATTACACTGCTGGAGTTGTGGTTGCTTTCTAt ATGTCAAACGGTGACATGTTTGAGAAGAACCATGACGAAATCGATTTTGAGTTTTTGGGTAATATAAGGGGCAAAGAATGGAGGATTCAGACCAATGTTTATGGAAATGGAAGCACCAATGTTGGCAGAGAAGAGCGATACAATATTGGGTTTGATCCTTCTGAAGATTACCATCAGTACAGTATCCTGTGGACTGATTCTAATATCAT ATTCTATGTTGACAATGTTCCCATTAGAGAGGTTAAGAGAACAGAGTCTATGGGTGGAGATTTCCCTTCTAAGCCAATGACATTGTATGCCACAATATGGGATGGATCAGATTGGGCTACCAATGGCGGAAAATACAGGGCGAATTACAAATATGCCCCTTTCATCGCGGAGTTTTCtgacctcgtcctccatggttGTGCAGTTGATCCCATTGAACAGTTTTCGAAATGTGATGACACACACAATTCTGAATCAATCCCTACTGGTATCACTTCAACACAAAGAACCAAAATGGAGAGCTTCAGGATGAAGCACATGACATACTCCTATTGCTACGACCAAGTTCGATACAAAGTTCCTCCTCCTGAGTGTGTGGTTAATCCTCAAGAAGCCAAAAGACTCCGAGTTCGAAATCCTGTCATCTTTGGCAAAGAGCGGCGCCACCATGGCAAACATCACCACAGGAGCAGCAGCAGCAGGGTAAGCCAGGCAGAGGCCACCATTTGA